The DNA segment CGCGTACCTGATCGAAGGCCTCGGCCATTGCGGCATGTGCCATACGTCGATCAACGCAATGGGCGGCCCGGTCAGCTCGGCGGCATTCGCCGGCGGCCTGATCCCGCTGCAGAACTGGTATGCACCGTCGTTGACGTCGAACAAGGAAGCGGGTCTCGGCGACTGGGAAACGAAGGACATCGCCGACCTGCTGAAGACCGGCGTGTCGAATCGCGGCGCGGTGTTTGGTCCGATGGCTGAAGTGGTCCACAACAGTCTCCAGTACATGTCGGATTCGGACATCAACGCAATGGCCACGTACCTGAAGACCATTCCGCAAAAGAGCGAAGCACCGGAGTCGATGCAGCTCGAAACGTCGGAAAAGTTCGGCGGTGAACTGTTGAAGCAAGGCCAGAAGATCTACGCTGACAACTGCGCGAAGTGCCACGCTGAGAATGGTCTCGGCATGCCGCCGAGCTTCCCGCCGCTCGCGAATAACCAATCCATCCAGATGCCGTCGGCGGTCAATCCGATCCGTATGGTGCTGAACGGCGGTTATCCGCCGAGCACGAACGCGAACCCGCATCCGTATGGCATGCCGCCGTTCGCGCAAGCGTTGTCGAATCAGGAAGTGGCGGCGGTTGTTACGTACATCCGTATGTCATGGGGCAACCACGGTACGGCAGTGTCGCCGCAACAGGTGGCGGATTTGCGTTCGGCGCCGCTCGACTAGGCAGCACAGGCAGTCTCTGGGGCGCGGCCTGCGTGACTTGCGGCCGCGCCCTTCGTTTTTGCAGGACCGGTATCATGTAGGACTTTGTCCATGAAACCGTGCAGGAGAATGAGCCGTGCATGTCGGTGAGCGTTTGAACAGCATTACCCACCTCGTCGGCGCCGTACTGTCGGTGGCGGGTCTTGCCGCGCTCGTGACAATGGGCGCGCTCGACGGTGACGCGTATAAGGTGGTGAGCTTCAGCGTGTACGGAGCGATGCTGTTCGTGCTGTATGCTATCTCCACGCTTTACCACAGCGTGCGCCACCCGCGTATCAAGGCAGTTTTGCAGAAATGCGATCACTCGGCGATCTACCTGCTGATCGCCGGCAGTTACACCCCGTTCACACTTGTTACATTGCGGGGGCCGTGGGGCTGGTCGCTTTTCGGCGTAAGCTGGGGACTCGCCACGCTTGGCATTGTCCAGGAACTCACGCTCGGGCGACGCACCCGCAGCGTGTCCATGGTGCTGTACGTGTTGATGGGATGGCTCGCGCTCGTTGCCGTCCGCCCGCTGGTTCATGCGTTACCAGCAGCGGGAACCGCCTGGCTCGTGGCCGGTGGGGTCATCTACAGTGCCGGCATCTACTTCTTCATCAACGACGAGCGCATCCGGCACGGACATGGTATCTGGCACCTGTTCGTACTGGCGGGCAGTCTGTGTCAATTCGTCAGTGTCGCGCGCTACGTCGCCTGACACGCCACGGCGGCGAAATGCAACTTAAGGCCAGTCAACGTGTCTGCATAGCGCGTTGAGCATTCGGCACGCATCAGAGCGTGCCGCCGATTTCTCTGCGGACGGAACCGGGCTTTGCCCCCGAGCGCGCCATGCGGCGTGTTCATGCTGCTCTATGGCCCGTCTGGGCCGTTCGCAAAACTGCATTGCAAAGAACAATTTATGTCTTTTGATTCTCTCGGCTTGTCCGAACCGTTGGTCCGCGCTGTTCACGAACTCGGCTACACCACGCCGACACCCATCCAGACCCAGGCGATTCCCGCCGTGCTGAACGGCGGCGATCTGCTGGCCGGCGCACAAACCGGTACCGGCAAGACGGCTGGCTTCACGCTGCCCATCCTGCAACGTTTGAACGCCACGTCGCCGGCCGGCGCGGGGTCGGGCAAGCGCACCGTGCGCGCGCTGATCCTCACGCCGACGCGCGAACTGGCCGCGCAGGTCGAAGAAAGCGTGCGCGCCTACGGCAAGTATCTGAAGCTCAGGTCCACCGTGATGTTCGGCGGCGTGGGCATCAACCCGCAGATCGGCGCGCTGCGCAGCGGCGTGGACATCGTCGTCGCGACGCCGGGCCGTTTGCTCGACCATATGCAGCAGAAGACCATCGACCTGTCGCATCTCGAGATCCTTGTCCTCGATGAAGCCGACCGCATGCTCGACATGGGCTTCATCCACGACATCAAGCGCGTACTTGCCAAGCTGCCGCCGAAGCGCCAGAACCTGCTGTTCTCGGCCACTTTCTCGGATGAAATCAAGACGCTCGCCGACAGCCTGCTCGACTCACCGGCACTGATTGAAGTGGCGCGCCGCAATACGACGGCTGAAACGGTCGCGCAGAAGATTCACCCGGTGGACCGCGACAAGAAGCGCGAACTGCTCACGCACCTGATCAAGCAGCACAACTGGTTTCAGGTGCTGGTGTTCACGCGCACCAAGCATGGCGCGAACCGCCTCGCCGAACAGCTGACGAAAGATGGCATCAGCGCGCTGGCGATTCACGGCAACAAGAGCCAGTCGGCACGCACGCGCGCGCTCGCCGAGTTCAAGGATGGCACGCTGCAGGTGCTGGTCGCCACCGACATCGCCGCGCGCGGCATCGATATCGATCAACTGCCGCACGTGGTCAATTACGATCTGCCGAACGTGCCGGAAGACTACGTGCACCGTATCGGCCGTACGGGCCGCGCGGGTGCTACGGGCGAAGCGGTGTCGCTCGTTTGCGTGGACGAGTTGCAACTGCTCAAGGACATTGAGAAGCTGATCAAGCGTCCCGTCCCGCAGGAAGTGATCGCGGGCTTCGAACCCGATCCGACCGCGAAGCCGGAGCCGATTCTGCGTCGCGGTCAGGGTGGCGGTGGCGGCGGCGGACGGTCGCCGCGTCAGAGCCAGGGCACGCCGAAGCGCGAGGGTGCAGCGGCGGCCAAGCCGGCGCAGCGTTCGGGGCAACGGCCGGCGAACGGCCAGCAACCGCGCGCGCAGGGTGCGAAGCCGGCCGCGGGCAATGACGGCCAGGCGCGCAATCAGACACGGCCGCAAGGCGCCAAGGCGACCAATGGTCATGGTGGCGAGGCGCGTCGCGAAGGTCAGCGTCGTGACGACCGGCCGCGCGCGGTCGCGCATGAAGCCGCCGCGACGCAGCACGCGCCGCGCAAGCCACAGGCCAACCGCCCGCAGGGTGGCAATCCAGGCGCCTTGCTCGGTGGCGGCGCAAAGGCACGCAATGACGCACCTCGCGGCGGCCAGTCCACGCGCAGCGGGCAGCGCGGGCGTTAAGCGCGTTCTGGTGTCTGGTGCAGCCAGCGGGGTTGCCGGCCGGCTGCGCGACCTTGTGTAATCACGGGGCTGCTGGCTTGCAGCGCGCCGTTATGTAATCACAAAGCTGCTGGCTTGCAGCGCAGTGTCTGCAACCTCGGACGCGTAAGCCAGCGCGTCGAACTGCGCCGTCAAGCATGGGAAGCAAAACACACGCTTGGCGTGTGACCGACCAGGCGCTCTCATACTGGCCTGAGCGATAAAACACGCAGCCATTGCCAGCAATTTCAAGGCTAACGGCTCGCCATCGCGGCGGCCTGCTTCAAATGCTCGATCTGATGTTCCCAGCGATCGAGCACCGCCTCGCGCTCCCCCTCGAGTTCGAACGTTATGCCGCTCGTCAGACGCGCATAGGGGACGCTTTGCGCCTCCGCTGAGTCAATCGAGCCGATCAGATACACCAGCCCGCTTTCATCGCCAGGCACGTCTGCTAGCGGTGAAACGATCAGTTGGACTTGGTAAAACGTCTCGTCGCAGACGAACGTGAGTGCGGCGCGTCCGCTTCGCGCGATGGCCTGGGTGGCCCGCGCCCGCGGCCATAACGCGATGCACAGCGTGCGCGAGTCGGGCGCATACAATTCACCCACCCCAAGCAGCGACGTGCGCAGATGGCCATGCGTGTCCACGGTCAGCAGCGACGCGGTGAACCCCGTCTTGCTCGCCAGCGACGACCCGTCGAACTGCGCGCGCACAGCGTCGGGCCATTCATCGAAAACGTGCTGTTCGAGCGCACGTGCGGGCGCCGAATCTGTTCCAGAAGGGTCGCTCATTCTTTCGATCCGGTTAGTGAAGGCAAGGCTCCATCATGCCTCGAAAAACAAGATGGCCCGCATAAGCGGGCCATCGGTCAGCGGCAAAGCGCTAGATGAAACGTCGAGCGAAAACCTCGAGTGGAACCGTCAAACGAAATCGTCCGGCAAAAGGCCGGCAAAGCCCGACGCAAAGCTAGCCGGCACGCTTCGATCAACGGAAGAACACGTGTTGCGTGATTTTCGCGAGCGGATAATGCACGCCCGGCTGGATGCTTGCCGGCAAGTCGAGCGGCTTGAGCAGCATCTTTACGCACATGTCAGCGGACAGGTTGCGCCGCACCAACGCATTGATGCGCGCAGCGCGTTCGCGGTTATACGCCGAATCGTGAACGCGCTCCGGATAACGAACCGCGAAGACATGACGCAATGCAATCTCCGAGTCTTCGTTCTTGATCTCCATCACGCGCCGCATCAGCGCACCGAGTACGGCAAGCCGGCCGTTGCCTTCGATCTTGTTGTATTTCTTGAAAAACTTGAGGAAGTGCTTGTAGTGGCGAACTTCGTCCGTGCGAATGTTGTCGGTGATTTCCTTCAACACGGGGTCGTCCGAGCACTCGCCGATCGCGCGATACAGCGTTGCCGTGCCCGTTTCAACGACACAGCGCGCCACCATTTCCAGCGCGCGGGTCTTCTCGAAATCCTCGAAAGAACAGGTCAGCGAATATTCGGCCATGAAGTTACTGAACGCCGTGTCCCAGTCGAATTCCGGCCACACGTACGCGATATATGTTTTGAGCGCGCGGCCGTGCTGCATCTCTTCCGGCTCCCATTCGCGGTTGAGCCACGCGGAGACTTCAGGATCGTCGTTGAAAAACTGGCTGAGGTTGCTCGTGTAAATGTCACTGCCGCTTTCAATGAACGAAGACGCGCATAACAACAGCAGCAGATCTTCGTTCGCGACGGCCTTTTGCCGGTCGATGCGGGTGAGGTCGATGTCCTCGATCCGCCAGGGCATGACATGGTTTAGCTCTGTGTGCATCGTGTCTTGCTCCGAAAACTGTATCGACTCGCGGAGCAAGCTCGAAACCACTCGCTCTCAGCTGAGTGGTCCGCCATGTCTGATACAGCGCTTGAATTAGAGTTAACCCCTTGTATCCTGCATCTTAGTCGGTGTTTCACAACTCTGCAGGCGACTTAGCACAGACCATGCCGAAGCGCCGCAGTTCCTGGCGGCAAGTGGTCGAAATATTCAGACAGACAAAACGAAGTTGCGGACGTTAAAAAGCCAGCTCGAAGAGCTGGCTTGACGTTGATCGAGCGCCTGAAAATGAGGCTGCTCTGCCATGGCGGAAGCGCGCTGGCGGCCGCCCGCTGCGAATCAGGCGGCCTGGACGCCTTGCGAGCGTCGCGCGCCGCGCATGCGCCATCCCACGATGACAAGGGAGATGCCCGAGAGCACTGCCGCGACGAGCACGTAGTAACTCGGCGCGAGCTTGTCGCCGGTCAGGTGAATAAACGTTTCGACGATGGTCGGCGCAAAGCCGCCAAAGATCGTCACGCCAATGCTGTAACCAATCGAAAGACCCGTGGAGCGCATTTGCGTTGGGAAAATTTCGGACATCAGCGCGGGCATGGGACCGGAATAAGCCGCCTTGAAAATTCCGGCAGTGCCTTGCAACAACAACAGCCAGCCGAGCGTCGGATGAGATTGCAGCAACGCGAACATCGGATAGATGAGCAGGCCCATCAGGATCGACGTGGTTAGCATGATGCGAATCCGCCCGATGCGATCCGACAACGCGCCCATCACCGGCGAGAAGATGAATTGCAAGCCGCCGTTGAGCACCACGACCCCGAACGAAGCTGCCGCCGGCATGTGCAATTGCTTGACCGCGTACATCGGCATATACAGTTGCAGCACGTACACGCCCACGGTCGACTGCGCGACGATGCCCACCGCGAGCAGCAGATTGACCCACTGGCTGGCGAACGACGCTCCTTCGTCCGTCCCGCGTGCCGCGCCAGTCAGCTTCACCGCGGCGTCGCGCGCCCGCTTCAACGCGAGGAACTCCGGCGTTTCATCGAGATGCGAACGGATGTAGTAGCCGACCGGGCCGATCAGCAGTCCAAACACGAACGGCAGCCGCCAACCCCAGGTATTCAACTGCGCTGGCGGCATCCAGGCGGTCAGAAGCGAGCCGAATGCGGCAGCCGTGATTGCGGCGAGACCCTGACTCGCGAACTGCCAGCTTGCGTAATAACCTCGACGTGACGGGCTGTGTTCGACCATGAAGGCCGTCGCGCTGCCGAACTCACCGCCCACCGCGAAGCCTTGCACGAGCCGCGCGAGCAGGATCAGCACCGGGGCCGCGAGGCCAATCGACGCATACGGCGGCATCACGGCCATCGTGAGTGTACCGACCATCATCAGGGCGATAGCGAGCGTGAGCGCCGCCTTGCGGCCTTGACGGTCCCCGTAGATGCCCAGCACGACCGCCCCGAGCGGACGCATCAGGAACGAGATGCCGAAAGTGGCAATGGCGAGGAGCGTCGAGAGCCACTCGTCCTGCATCGGGAAAAACTCTTTCGCGATGATGGTCGCAAAGTAGCCGTACACGAGGAAATCGAACCACTCGAGCGCATTGCCGACGGACGACGAAAACACGATCCGGCGCACCAGCGCTTTGGAAAGCGGCGGCGCATCGGCGTATGCGGGAGCGGTCGCAGAATGCGACGCGGGGGTAGTCATACTGTCTCCTGTCGATCCCGGCGCTCGCGTGGACGCCGGCTACGATCCATGCAAGTGGCCGGCGGATCGTTGTGGTGCCGGTCTCGTGGCGAAAGGGCAAAGCGCCGCGCTTACCGGAAGCGACGCTTCACGCTGCGGCCGGATCAGAACCCTGCGGCCAGCCCGTCCCGGCGGCTGTCGCTCGCGGCCACATAACCGCGCTCCGGCTCGTTACGGTCGAGCTTCCAGATGTACTGGCCCGAGCCGAAGTCCATGTAGGGGTCGTCGACCGACTTGATGGTGTGGCCAAGCTTCTGCAACGCCTCGGCCGTCTTCGGGTCGAGCGTCGATTCGATGTCGATCGTGAAATCGCGGTTGACCTTCCAGCGCGGTGCGTCGCAAGCGGCCTGCGGCTGCTGTCCGTAGTCGAGCATCCGCACGATGGATTGCAGATGACCTTGCGGTTGCATGTCGCCGCCCATCACGCCAAAGCTCATCACCGCTTCCTGCTGGCCGTTCACCTGCTGCGTGAGGAACGACGGAATGATCGTGTGAAACGGCCGCTTGCCGCCTTCCACCACGTTCGGCGACTTCGGGTCCATCGAGAATCCGCAG comes from the Paraburkholderia sp. PREW-6R genome and includes:
- a CDS encoding MFS transporter, whose translation is MTTPASHSATAPAYADAPPLSKALVRRIVFSSSVGNALEWFDFLVYGYFATIIAKEFFPMQDEWLSTLLAIATFGISFLMRPLGAVVLGIYGDRQGRKAALTLAIALMMVGTLTMAVMPPYASIGLAAPVLILLARLVQGFAVGGEFGSATAFMVEHSPSRRGYYASWQFASQGLAAITAAAFGSLLTAWMPPAQLNTWGWRLPFVFGLLIGPVGYYIRSHLDETPEFLALKRARDAAVKLTGAARGTDEGASFASQWVNLLLAVGIVAQSTVGVYVLQLYMPMYAVKQLHMPAAASFGVVVLNGGLQFIFSPVMGALSDRIGRIRIMLTTSILMGLLIYPMFALLQSHPTLGWLLLLQGTAGIFKAAYSGPMPALMSEIFPTQMRSTGLSIGYSIGVTIFGGFAPTIVETFIHLTGDKLAPSYYVLVAAVLSGISLVIVGWRMRGARRSQGVQAA
- a CDS encoding cytochrome c produces the protein MKRKSLFALSAVIVVAAAALVPVLWSGGDHLHNGSAMAATPADQAELVKKGEYLARAGDCIACHTVRGGKQFAGGLPMATPFGTMFTPNITPDDQYGIGKWTQDDFYRAMHTGRSKDGSLLYPGFPFTSYTKVTRADSDAIYAYLRSVTPVNVPSRPHELKFPFNQRNMLIGWRTLFFREGEYKPDPTKSVEWNRGAYLIEGLGHCGMCHTSINAMGGPVSSAAFAGGLIPLQNWYAPSLTSNKEAGLGDWETKDIADLLKTGVSNRGAVFGPMAEVVHNSLQYMSDSDINAMATYLKTIPQKSEAPESMQLETSEKFGGELLKQGQKIYADNCAKCHAENGLGMPPSFPPLANNQSIQMPSAVNPIRMVLNGGYPPSTNANPHPYGMPPFAQALSNQEVAAVVTYIRMSWGNHGTAVSPQQVADLRSAPLD
- a CDS encoding DEAD/DEAH box helicase — translated: MSFDSLGLSEPLVRAVHELGYTTPTPIQTQAIPAVLNGGDLLAGAQTGTGKTAGFTLPILQRLNATSPAGAGSGKRTVRALILTPTRELAAQVEESVRAYGKYLKLRSTVMFGGVGINPQIGALRSGVDIVVATPGRLLDHMQQKTIDLSHLEILVLDEADRMLDMGFIHDIKRVLAKLPPKRQNLLFSATFSDEIKTLADSLLDSPALIEVARRNTTAETVAQKIHPVDRDKKRELLTHLIKQHNWFQVLVFTRTKHGANRLAEQLTKDGISALAIHGNKSQSARTRALAEFKDGTLQVLVATDIAARGIDIDQLPHVVNYDLPNVPEDYVHRIGRTGRAGATGEAVSLVCVDELQLLKDIEKLIKRPVPQEVIAGFEPDPTAKPEPILRRGQGGGGGGGRSPRQSQGTPKREGAAAAKPAQRSGQRPANGQQPRAQGAKPAAGNDGQARNQTRPQGAKATNGHGGEARREGQRRDDRPRAVAHEAAATQHAPRKPQANRPQGGNPGALLGGGAKARNDAPRGGQSTRSGQRGR
- a CDS encoding hemolysin III family protein — translated: MHVGERLNSITHLVGAVLSVAGLAALVTMGALDGDAYKVVSFSVYGAMLFVLYAISTLYHSVRHPRIKAVLQKCDHSAIYLLIAGSYTPFTLVTLRGPWGWSLFGVSWGLATLGIVQELTLGRRTRSVSMVLYVLMGWLALVAVRPLVHALPAAGTAWLVAGGVIYSAGIYFFINDERIRHGHGIWHLFVLAGSLCQFVSVARYVA
- a CDS encoding ferritin-like domain-containing protein; amino-acid sequence: MHTELNHVMPWRIEDIDLTRIDRQKAVANEDLLLLLCASSFIESGSDIYTSNLSQFFNDDPEVSAWLNREWEPEEMQHGRALKTYIAYVWPEFDWDTAFSNFMAEYSLTCSFEDFEKTRALEMVARCVVETGTATLYRAIGECSDDPVLKEITDNIRTDEVRHYKHFLKFFKKYNKIEGNGRLAVLGALMRRVMEIKNEDSEIALRHVFAVRYPERVHDSAYNRERAARINALVRRNLSADMCVKMLLKPLDLPASIQPGVHYPLAKITQHVFFR